The Thermasporomyces composti region ATCCGGCCGAGGAGCCGCGTTCCCCACGCCACCGCCGGTCGCAGCGGGCGCGGGATGTAGTGCTTCCCCATGACCTGCGACGGCAGCGGCTCGTGCGCGTCGAACACCACGTGGTGTCCACGGGCCCGCAGCGCTATCCCCAGCGGAATGAGCTCAGGGTCGTGGAGGTGGTAGATGTCGGCGCGCTCGGCCAGCAAGGGCCGCAGCAGGCTCCACACACCGACCGTCATCCGGGCCGCCCGGGAACGCGGCCGCGGCACCGGGACGACCCGGACACCGTCCTCCTCGTAGGGCCCCTCGGCGCGCGCGAAGAGCGTGACGTCGTAGCCGGCCGCCGCGAGCGAGCGACACTGCTTGTGGAAGATGCGGATGTCGGTCGAGGGATGGACGACCGATACGTGGACAGCCTTCCGGGTGCCCGGGCTCGGGTTGGTCGAAGTGGCACTCGCAGTCATCTTGTCCCAGCAACCTGAACGTGGAGGCGGCAGGTCACGCCGTCGGACCGAGCCGTGCGATCCCACCGAGCCAAGGCACTGCGCACCCGAGCGGTCTCAGCGCGACGAGCTGACATCGACGGGATCCACCGGTCGTCCGTCGGCGCAATCTAGCAGGTCTTTACGTTTTGTCCCGATGACGTCGGCCAGCTCCACCTGGTCCGGAGACAGCTCGGGAACCTCGGCGTGCGAGATCAGCGGGTGGTGCGGACGCCGGTCGGTCTCCCCCTCGCCGAGCAGCTCCTCGTGGAGCTTCTCACCCGGCCGCAGACCGGTGAACACGATCTCGACGTCCTCGTTGGCCATCTCGATGAGCTGACGGGCGACGTCGACGATGCGCACCGGCTCACCCATGTCGAGGATGAGCACCTCACCGCCACGACCGATCGCCGCGGCCTGGATGACCAGCTGGACCGCCTCGGGGATGGTCATGAAGTACCGGGTCACCTCCGGGTGCGTCACGGTGACCGGCCCACCCTCGGCGATCTGCTTGGCGAACGCGGTGAGCACCGACCCGCGACTGCCGAGGACGTTGCCGAAGCGCACGCTGAGGTAGGTGTTTCCGGTCAGGCGCGCGTAGTAGGCCGTCAGCCGCTCGGCGATCCGCTTGCTGCGCCCCAGCACGCTCGTGGGGTTCGCGGCCTTGTCGGTCGAGATGTTGACGAAGCGCTCGACACCGGTCTTCGCGGCCGCCTCCAGCACATGGATGCTGCCGAGCACGTTCGTCTTGAAGCCCTCCTCGGGATACTGCTCCAGCATCGGCAGGTGCTTGAGCGCCGCGGCGTGGAAGACGACCTCCGGCCTGCGTTCCTCGAACAGCGACAGAATGCGGTCGCGGTCGCGGATGTCGGCGAGGATGACCTCGCCGGTGTCGAGCAGGGCGCGTCCGGTGAGCGAGAGCTGCACCGCGTGCAGCGCCGACTCATCGCGGTCGAGCATCATCAGCTCGGCGGGATCGAACCGCGAGATCTGGCGACACAGCTCGGCGCCGATGGAACCGCCCGCGCCGGTCACCAGCACGCGCCGACCGGTGAGGTAGCCGGCGATGGCCTGGATGTCGGTGTCGATCTGGTGCCGACCGAGCAGGTCGGTCACGTCGATGTCTCGAACGTCGCGAATGGAGATGCGGCTGGGCGCGAGCAGCTCGCTGAGCCGCGGCAGGACCTTCACCTCCAGTCCACACCGCCGGGCCTCTCGGCCGACCTCGCGGTACAGCGGCGCCTCGCCACTCGGGATGGCCACGACCAGGACCTCGGCTCCCACCTCACGAGCGATCCGAGCCAGGTCGTGTCGAGTGCCGAGGACACGGACTCCGCTGATCCGCAAGTGCCGCTTGTTCGGGTCGTCGTCGATCAGCCCAACCGGCAGGTACGGGCTTTCCGGATCGGTCAGCATCGACCGCACGAGCTGCTGACCACCGTCACCCGCGCCGAAGACCAGGGTGCGGGCACCACCGGTCGGGCGGGCCGTCCCCTCGCGCAGAGTGCGGATGACGGCCCGAGCCGTCACCATGCCCATGACCGCCGCGAACGTGCCGCCGAACGGCACGCTCAGCGGCACGAACCGGGTAGGAACCGCGAGCAGGTCGAGTACGAGGAGGCAGGCGCCGATGCTCAGCCCGACGGCGGCGAGCATCACCACCTCGTCGAAGCTCCCCACGGGGTAGCCGCCCTGGTACAGCT contains the following coding sequences:
- a CDS encoding polysaccharide biosynthesis protein, with the translated sequence MSERLSGSVRRVPWSRAGFVVNDLAAWAVSLALATVLRYDGAFDRLDPRGLLIVVGVAVALQLVLGLAAKLYQGGYPVGSFDEVVMLAAVGLSIGACLLVLDLLAVPTRFVPLSVPFGGTFAAVMGMVTARAVIRTLREGTARPTGGARTLVFGAGDGGQQLVRSMLTDPESPYLPVGLIDDDPNKRHLRISGVRVLGTRHDLARIAREVGAEVLVVAIPSGEAPLYREVGREARRCGLEVKVLPRLSELLAPSRISIRDVRDIDVTDLLGRHQIDTDIQAIAGYLTGRRVLVTGAGGSIGAELCRQISRFDPAELMMLDRDESALHAVQLSLTGRALLDTGEVILADIRDRDRILSLFEERRPEVVFHAAALKHLPMLEQYPEEGFKTNVLGSIHVLEAAAKTGVERFVNISTDKAANPTSVLGRSKRIAERLTAYYARLTGNTYLSVRFGNVLGSRGSVLTAFAKQIAEGGPVTVTHPEVTRYFMTIPEAVQLVIQAAAIGRGGEVLILDMGEPVRIVDVARQLIEMANEDVEIVFTGLRPGEKLHEELLGEGETDRRPHHPLISHAEVPELSPDQVELADVIGTKRKDLLDCADGRPVDPVDVSSSR